Proteins from a single region of Meiothermus cerbereus DSM 11376:
- the hutU gene encoding urocanate hydratase, whose amino-acid sequence MSYKAPRGNQRTAQGWIQEAAKRMLLNNLDPEVAERPEELIVYGGRGKAARSPEDLERILAVLERLKNDETLLVQSGRAVGVFRTQPLAPRVILANSNLVPRWATWEEFDRLDRLGLMMYGQMTAGSWIYIGTQGILQGTYETFAAAARKHFGGSLRGTITVTGGLGGMGGAQPLAVTLNGGVAICVEIDPERIQRRLDTAYLDVRADSLDEALRLAEEAKQKGQPLSIGLLGNTAEVLPEMVRRGFTPELVTDQTSAHDPLYGYIPILHADEDPDTLRKADPQGYKARVLDSMAEHCRSIVEMQKQGAVAFDYGNNLRAFAKEGGFEEAFSYPGFVPAFIRDQFCEGRGPFRWVALSGRPEDIYKTDKAVLELFPEDEGLRRWLTLGVKKFKFQGLPARICWLGYKERDKAGLLFNEMVAKGEVGAPIVIGRDHLDAGSVASPYRETEAMLDTSDAVADWPILNFALNAVSGAAWVSFHHGGGVGMGYSLHAGQVTVADGSEEAAYRLERVLTNDPGTGVMRHAHAGYNSAKQVARERGLDLAGWEN is encoded by the coding sequence ATGAGCTACAAAGCCCCCAGAGGTAACCAGCGCACAGCCCAGGGCTGGATTCAGGAAGCCGCCAAGCGGATGCTTTTGAACAACCTCGACCCCGAGGTGGCCGAACGGCCCGAGGAACTGATTGTCTACGGCGGGCGGGGCAAGGCGGCCCGCAGCCCGGAGGATTTAGAGCGGATTCTGGCGGTGCTCGAGCGCCTGAAAAACGACGAGACCCTGCTGGTGCAGTCGGGGCGGGCGGTGGGGGTCTTCAGAACCCAGCCCCTGGCCCCCCGGGTGATCCTTGCCAACTCCAACCTGGTGCCCCGCTGGGCCACCTGGGAGGAGTTTGACCGCCTGGACCGGCTGGGCCTGATGATGTACGGCCAGATGACCGCCGGAAGCTGGATTTACATCGGCACCCAGGGCATCCTGCAGGGCACCTACGAGACCTTCGCCGCTGCTGCCCGCAAGCATTTCGGCGGCTCCTTGAGGGGCACCATCACCGTCACCGGCGGGCTGGGCGGCATGGGCGGGGCGCAACCCCTGGCGGTGACTCTCAATGGCGGGGTGGCAATCTGCGTGGAGATTGATCCCGAACGCATCCAGCGCCGCCTGGACACCGCCTATCTGGACGTGCGGGCCGACTCCCTGGACGAGGCCCTGCGGCTGGCCGAAGAGGCCAAGCAAAAAGGCCAGCCCCTCTCCATTGGCCTGCTGGGCAACACCGCCGAAGTGCTACCGGAGATGGTGCGGCGGGGCTTCACCCCCGAGCTGGTCACCGACCAGACCAGCGCCCACGACCCCCTGTATGGCTACATTCCCATCCTGCACGCCGACGAGGACCCCGACACCCTGCGCAAGGCCGACCCCCAGGGGTACAAGGCCCGGGTACTGGACTCGATGGCCGAGCACTGCCGCTCAATCGTGGAGATGCAGAAGCAGGGCGCGGTGGCCTTCGACTACGGCAACAACCTGCGGGCCTTCGCCAAGGAGGGGGGCTTCGAGGAAGCCTTCAGCTACCCCGGCTTCGTGCCCGCCTTCATCCGCGACCAGTTCTGCGAGGGGCGCGGGCCATTCCGCTGGGTGGCGCTCTCCGGCAGACCGGAGGACATCTACAAAACCGATAAGGCCGTGCTCGAGCTCTTCCCCGAGGACGAGGGCCTACGCCGCTGGCTCACTCTAGGGGTGAAGAAGTTCAAGTTCCAGGGCCTGCCGGCGCGCATCTGCTGGCTGGGCTACAAGGAGCGCGACAAGGCCGGGCTCCTCTTCAACGAGATGGTGGCGAAGGGCGAGGTGGGGGCCCCCATCGTGATTGGCCGCGACCACCTGGACGCTGGGTCTGTGGCTTCCCCCTACCGCGAGACCGAGGCCATGCTGGACACCTCCGACGCGGTGGCCGACTGGCCCATCCTGAACTTTGCCCTGAACGCCGTCTCGGGGGCGGCCTGGGTCAGCTTCCACCACGGCGGTGGGGTGGGCATGGGCTACAGCCTGCACGCCGGGCAGGTCACGGTGGCGGATGGCTCGGAGGAAGCGGCCTACCGGCTCGAGCGCGTGCTTACCAACGACCCCGGCACCGGCGTGATGCGCCACGCCCACGCGGGCTACAACTCAGCCAAGCAGGTGGCCCGCGAACGCGGCCTGGACTTAGCGGGCTGGGAAAACTGA
- a CDS encoding GntR family transcriptional regulator, with product MKYLHVKEAVLAELQKPSPGFPLSENSLARRFGVSRMTARRALQELKQEGWLLRTQGRSSTPAPRRFSQGFLRVRPFYEFAQAQGARPQTQVLAAELRPTPGEVREKLGVKKAIYVERLRFLDEEPVQREVRYLHPVYCASILEHDLTSESIHNLLVHTLGLPLTKVWQRLEAVALEQEIALLLQQPQGAPALRLERLTYTLEAPITWVEYLMRADRYYLEDTFIPQTEFPAKERSYELQSPQR from the coding sequence GTGAAATACCTGCACGTCAAGGAAGCCGTGTTGGCGGAGCTGCAGAAGCCCAGCCCAGGCTTCCCCCTATCGGAAAACAGCCTGGCCCGCCGCTTTGGCGTGAGCCGCATGACCGCCCGCCGGGCCTTGCAGGAGCTAAAGCAGGAGGGCTGGCTGCTGCGTACCCAGGGCCGCAGCAGCACCCCTGCCCCCCGGCGCTTTAGCCAGGGCTTTTTGCGGGTGCGGCCCTTCTACGAGTTCGCCCAGGCCCAGGGGGCCCGGCCCCAGACCCAGGTACTGGCCGCCGAGCTGCGCCCTACCCCAGGCGAGGTTCGGGAAAAGCTGGGGGTGAAAAAGGCCATCTACGTCGAGCGGCTGCGTTTTTTGGACGAGGAGCCGGTGCAGCGGGAGGTGCGCTACCTGCACCCGGTTTACTGTGCTTCCATCCTCGAGCACGACCTCACCAGCGAGTCCATCCACAACCTACTGGTACACACCCTGGGCTTGCCCCTGACCAAGGTCTGGCAGCGGCTGGAAGCAGTAGCCCTAGAGCAGGAGATCGCCCTGCTGCTCCAGCAGCCCCAAGGGGCGCCCGCCCTGCGCCTGGAGCGGCTTACCTACACCCTCGAGGCGCCCATCACCTGGGTGGAGTACCTGATGCGGGCCGACCGCTACTACCTGGAAGACACCTTTATTCCCCAAACCGAGTTCCCGGCAAAGGAGCGTTCCTATGAGCTACAAAGCCCCCAGAGGTAA
- the hutH gene encoding histidine ammonia-lyase: protein MLELDTKLSLADFRRVVREKEPVGLSPSARERIARCRAFVETLVQQNEPVYGLNTGFGKLATVRIEAKDLRLLQRNLLLSHAIGVGAPFSSEVVRGMLLLRAQSLALGYSGVRVEVVERLLDFLNLDLIPVVPSQGSVGASGDLAPLAHMCLPLMGEGEVVYRGEVRPAGEVLQALGLEPLELLAKEGLALINGTQAMCSLLALLLLDAEILLQTADIAVAMSVEALKASHRPFDEAVARLRPHPGMRATSANVQRLLQDSEIMRSHLDCDKVQDAYSLRAAPQVHGASRDALAHVREVVLREMQSVTDNPLVLPEEGRTLSAGNFHGQPLALAADYAGIALAELANIAERRIEQMLNPALSGLPAFLAEGSGLNSGLMISQYTAAALVSENKVLAHPASVDSIPTSANQEDHVSMGTIACRKARSIFENSLWVLAIELASAAQALDFHAPLRPGRGVEAVYRRIRQEIPHLDRDRYLKPELARICELIRTGELVRVAEEAVGGLE, encoded by the coding sequence ATGCTGGAACTGGATACAAAGCTAAGCCTGGCGGACTTCCGCCGGGTGGTGCGGGAAAAAGAGCCGGTGGGCCTGAGCCCATCCGCACGGGAGCGCATAGCGCGTTGCCGGGCTTTTGTGGAAACGCTGGTGCAGCAGAACGAGCCGGTGTACGGCCTGAATACCGGCTTCGGCAAGCTGGCTACCGTGCGCATCGAGGCCAAAGACCTGCGGTTGCTGCAACGGAATTTGCTGCTCTCGCACGCTATTGGGGTGGGTGCGCCCTTTTCATCCGAGGTGGTGCGGGGAATGCTGTTGCTGCGGGCCCAGAGTCTGGCCCTGGGCTACTCCGGGGTGCGGGTGGAGGTGGTGGAGCGGCTTTTGGACTTCCTAAACCTCGATCTGATTCCGGTGGTGCCCTCGCAGGGCTCGGTGGGGGCTTCGGGCGACCTGGCCCCCCTGGCCCATATGTGCCTGCCTTTGATGGGGGAGGGCGAGGTGGTGTACCGGGGTGAGGTGCGCCCGGCGGGCGAGGTGCTGCAGGCGCTGGGGCTTGAGCCCCTCGAGCTCCTGGCCAAAGAAGGCCTGGCGCTCATCAACGGAACCCAGGCCATGTGCTCGCTGCTGGCCCTGCTGCTGCTGGATGCCGAGATACTGCTGCAAACCGCCGATATTGCGGTGGCTATGAGCGTGGAGGCCCTGAAGGCCAGCCACCGGCCCTTCGACGAGGCGGTGGCCCGCCTGCGTCCGCATCCGGGGATGCGAGCCACCAGTGCCAACGTGCAGCGGCTTTTGCAAGACTCGGAAATCATGCGCTCGCACCTGGACTGCGACAAGGTGCAGGATGCCTACAGCCTTAGGGCAGCTCCCCAGGTGCACGGGGCCAGCCGCGATGCCCTGGCCCACGTGCGGGAGGTGGTGCTGCGCGAGATGCAGAGCGTGACCGATAACCCGCTGGTGCTGCCCGAGGAGGGCCGCACCCTTTCGGCGGGCAACTTCCACGGCCAGCCCCTGGCCTTGGCCGCCGACTATGCCGGCATCGCCCTCGCTGAACTCGCTAACATCGCCGAGCGCCGTATCGAGCAGATGCTCAACCCCGCCCTCTCGGGCCTACCGGCCTTCCTGGCCGAAGGCAGCGGCCTGAACTCGGGCCTGATGATCAGCCAGTACACCGCTGCCGCGCTGGTGAGCGAGAACAAGGTGCTGGCCCACCCGGCCTCGGTGGACTCGATTCCCACCAGCGCCAACCAGGAAGACCACGTCTCGATGGGCACCATCGCCTGCCGCAAGGCCCGTAGCATCTTCGAAAACAGCCTCTGGGTGCTGGCCATCGAGCTGGCCTCGGCGGCCCAGGCCCTCGATTTTCATGCCCCACTGCGCCCGGGCCGGGGTGTGGAGGCAGTCTACCGCCGCATCCGACAGGAAATCCCCCACCTCGACCGCGACCGCTACCTGAAGCCCGAGCTGGCCCGCATCTGCGAGCTGATTCGCACAGGTGAACTGGTGCGGGTGGCAGAGGAGGCTGTGGGTGGCCTGGAATAG